The region GTTTGATTACGGCCTCCGGAGGAAATCACGGCCTGGGTGTCGCGTACGCCGCCTACGTCGCGCGTCTGCCGGCCACGATCTATCTGCCGACCACGACGCCGGCCGCCAAGATTGAGAAACTCAGGGAATGGAACGCGCGCACCATTTTGGAGGGCGACTCCTGGGATGACAGCAATCGGATCGCGCTGGCTGCGGCACGGAGCGAGGGCCTCACTTACATCCACGCCTTTGCCGATCCAATGGTGATCGCGGGTCAGGGTACGGTAGGTCTCGAGGTCCTTGAAGACGCTCCCGAAACCGATACCTTGGTGATCGCGATCGGAGGGGGAGGGCTCATTTCCGGCACCGCGATCGCAGCCCGGTCACTCAGACCAGACATCCGTATCATCGGCGTCGAACCCGAGGGCGCGCCCACGCTGTACCGTAGTCTTCGGGTCGGCCGCATCGTCGAACTGGATAGAATCACGACCGCCGCCGGGACTCTCGGCGCCCGCGCCACCGAGCAGTTGAACTTCGATCTCGTTCGAGAACACGTCGCCGAAGTAGTGCTGGTCTCGGATGACGAGATGCGGGAGGCGGCACGCTGGCTATGGTTTGAATTTGGGGTCGCGGCAGAGCTAAGCGGCTCGGCCGCGGTGGCCGCACTTCTGGCGGGCCGCTATCGCGCCCACAGTGGCGAAAGGGTTTGTGCCTTGGTCTGCGGCGCGGGCACCGACGGCATTTAACAGAGCAACCTTCAGGCAAGAAGGAAGGCGCGCTTCAAATCCGCTCTCGCGAAGGCAAATTGCCGCGCGCTTTGGCGTATCAGCGCGATGGATCATCCGGATTTTTTGCTTCACCAGAATGGTTGGCGGCTGCAAGCTGTGACTCTTGGCTCTTCGCGCGGTTCAACCTTCTTCTTAAGGTGACTCCTCGTTGGGTCATAGTTCCCCTTTCCGGTCCGCGAGGCAGTCAGGGTTAGTCCGGATTACTGCGGTTCTTCTGAGTTTCTCCGAGTAACCACTACAGGCTATGCCCAAAATCCGCGCCCAGCGCGTACTCGTCCGCCGGATGAATCAGCTCGCCGCTCACCAGCCGCTCGAACGAAAAGGAGGACAGATCGATCACGGCGCTCTTGGCACGGAGGATCAATTCAGCCATCGCTGCCCCTACCGCCGGTGAGGTCTTGAAACCAGTGCCGCTGAAACCTGCGGCGACGAACAATCCGGTTACCCCCGGTACCTGGCCCAAGACCGCGCGCGAGTCGGGGCTCACGTCGTAGATCCCGGCGTGACCGCGCGCATAAGACGCCTCGGCGAGCCCGGGCAGGCGTTTGGCCAGTCGCTGGCGGGCCA is a window of Candidatus Binataceae bacterium DNA encoding:
- a CDS encoding threonine/serine dehydratase, which codes for MPGTVMSHEFDRGDAPRAPSVGDIRAAAKRIAPYIRRTPTIFIGPVRDRHNLGSALCLKLECLQVVGSFKPRGALNKLSSLPDRTSIRGLITASGGNHGLGVAYAAYVARLPATIYLPTTTPAAKIEKLREWNARTILEGDSWDDSNRIALAAARSEGLTYIHAFADPMVIAGQGTVGLEVLEDAPETDTLVIAIGGGGLISGTAIAARSLRPDIRIIGVEPEGAPTLYRSLRVGRIVELDRITTAAGTLGARATEQLNFDLVREHVAEVVLVSDDEMREAARWLWFEFGVAAELSGSAAVAALLAGRYRAHSGERVCALVCGAGTDGI